The genome window GTTAGTGAGCCAATGGCGGAAGAAGAAAATCTTATCTTAAACAAAAGCCCCCGGAGTTCACAGCTCCAGAGGCTTTTTAACCACCTGTCATCTGGCAGGATGAAATATCAGAAATCATTCCTTATTTGTCTTTTTCGGCGTAGCCGGAACAAAACGATCCATCATATCCGGCACCAAGTCCAAAATCTTGCTGACATTATCCCGGCTGTTGATATTAACCAGCCTCGTATGCCCATCCTTAATCACCAAAATCGCCTTGGGGCTGATTTTCGCTCCCATTCCGCCGCCGGAGCCATTGACCGCCGAGCCGAA of Lachnospiraceae bacterium oral taxon 500 contains these proteins:
- a CDS encoding sporulation protein gives rise to the protein MAENGKNNAAALISSMSQFLNTKTVVGEPILIKDTTIIPLMDVTFGSAVNGSGGGMGAKISPKAILVIKDGHTRLVNINSRDNVSKILDLVPDMMDRFVPATPKKTNKE